The sequence GGTCGCGGAAGAGTGGCGCTACGGCCCGGATGTAATTGAAATATCCCTTCAGGTTGATATCCAGGACCATGTCCCACTGCTCTTCAGTCATTTTCCAGATCACCCCGTCCCAGTTAACTCCTGCATTATTGACCAGGATGTCAACCTTCCCGAAGACATCTGTCACGGCTTTTACCATTTTTGCGGCATCTTCGAAATTCGAGATATCAGCCTGGACCAAAAGCCCTTTTCTTCCCATCTGAACGATCCTGTTCAGGATGGCTTCCGCTTCTTCCCGGTGTTTTCTGTAATTCAGGGCGACATTGGCTCCGCATTCTGCCAGTTTAACTGCGATAGAAGCTCCGATGCCGACACTGCCCCCGGTAACGATGGCAGATTTTCCTTCTAAATTCATTGCCGTATCCATATTTTTTAAAAGTTTATCATTTTACGTTTTTTCAGGATCTCTTTTTTTTGCCTGGATGACCTCCAGGACCCGCTGGGGAGTGATGGGAAGTTCAAATACGCGTGCCCCGATGGCATCTGCCACAGCGTTGGCGATGGCACCGAGTATGGGAAGGGTGGCACCTTCGCCTACTTCCTTTGCGCCATAAGGGCCTTCGGGTTCATAACTGTCGACGATGGTGGAGTGAATCTCTGGCATATCAGCCGAAGTGGCAATAATGTAATTGTGAAGATCGGGATTGATCATCTTTCCCCGTTTATCAAATACCTCATTCTCGAAGAGCACCTCGCTCATACCCATCAGCACAGCACCTTCTGCCTGGCCTTCCACGAGCATCGGATTCACTGCAGTACCGCAATCATGGGCATCCCAGAAATTGAGCACCTTGACCTTTCCTGTTTCCATATCCACATCCACCTCGCACACTGTCGCTGAAAAAGAATAAGCCGGTGATGTTCCGACCGCGGCGCCCTTGTATTTACCGCCCAGGCCTTCCGGCGGTGAGTAATGCCCTTTACCGAGCAGCGGCCCTTTTTTAGAAAAATGTGCAAATCCGGCCTGTTCCCAGGGAATGAAGGTAGATGGGTCCTCTTTGAGATAGATCCTGTTATCCCTGGCCTCCAGCTTGTCTGCCTCCACATTCATGATCTCTGCTGCCTGCGCAATGACCTGTTTCTTAACCTCTTCTCCTGCCATTTTAGATGCATTGCCCCCCATAAGCGTAACCCGGCTTGAATAGGCGCCGAAACCTATGGGTGTGAGATCGCTGTCGGCCGAAACCACGCTGATCCGGTCGTACGAGATCCCCATAGCTTCGCAGGCGGCCATGGCCAGCACGGTATCCGATCCCTGGCCGATGTCGGCATCCCCGATGAAGAGTACTGCCCTTGAACCATCTTCCATAACCTTAATGATAGCACTGGAATGAGGGAATTTGGAGCGGTAAATGGGATAACCGGCGCCGGAAACAAACCCGCCGCAGCCGATCCCGATACCACGGCCCGGGGGAAGTTTCCCTTTTTTCTGGTCCCAGCCTGACTTTTTCCTCACCTCATTAATACAGGCTGTAAATTCGCAGGAGTGAATATCAAGGTCGTTGCAGGTATGGTATTCGGGCGTCATCGCATTCTTCAGCCTGATATCCACAGAATCCATCCCGATATCATCGGCGATCATGGTCAGCAGCGATTCGAAGGCAAATCGCGGATGCGGGCATCCATGCCCACGGAAAGCGCCGCATGGCGGCAGGTTGGTGTTGACCCGGAAACCATCGTACTTGTAATTCGGGAATTTGTACAACGTGGTCAGCATCGAACCGGCATAATAGGTTGATACGATGCCGAAACTGGAATAGGCGCCCCCTTCGAGCACGGCTTTCTGTTTTACGGCGGTGATGGTACCGTCTTTCTTCACCCCGATCTTCAGGTCGATATATTGTTTGTGGCGGCCCCGGCCGAACAGGTACATCTCTTCGCGGTTGAAGCGCATTTTAACAGGACACCCGGCGTGCCGGGAGAGGAAGATCGACGCTACCTCGATGGTGGTTGTTGCCGCTTTGGCGCCAAACCCCCCGCCGCAATTTGTCATGATCACCCTGATATCACCCAGCGGAATACCCAGGATATGCGACAACTGGTGGTGCACATAATGGACCACCTGCGTGGAGGTATGGAGCGTCACCCTGCCATGACGGTCCCATTCGGCTATGGAACAGTGGGGTTCCATCGGGTTCTGGTAGGTCCGGTTGCCAATGAATCGCTCCTCGCGGATGTAGTCTGCCTCTGCAAACCCTTTTTCAATATCCCCGAAATGGTGATCGACATGGGTATTGATGTTGTTCTCATATTTATCGTCGAAAAGACGCGGAGCGCCTTCTTTCATGGCCTCCATAGGATCAAATACAGCCGGGAGTTCTTCGTACTCCACTTTTATAAGGTCGAGGGCCCGGTAACAGGTCTCTTCGTCAATGGCTGCAACGGCTGCCACCACATCGCCCACGAACCGCACTTTATCCTTAGCCAGGATCGTTTCATCATAGCGCGGGGGAGAGGTGCCCCATCTTACATCGGGCACATCGGCGCCGGTAAGCACGACCTTAACCCCGGGGAGTTCTTTTGCCTTGCTGGTATCGATCGAAAGGATCTTTGCATGAGGTACGGTGCTGAGCAGCAGCTTCCCGTAGATCATGTTCGGAAGGGAGATATCGTCGGTATAAATTGCCCTGCCCGTGGCTTTGTCTGGTGCATCGATCTTGGGAAGGCGTTTCCCTACCACCGAAAGGTCGATGGCAGATTTCTGCGGCATAAACACCAGTTCCGGGGGTTGTTTCCCATTGAGGTAATCCCTGGCTGTTTCAACAGCCTCGATAATTTTCGTATATCCGGTGCAACGGCATAAATTGCCGCATAATTCTTCCTGGATCTCCTTTTTGGTTGGATTTGGATTTTTATCCAGGATGCTTTTCGTCCGCATGATCATTCCCGGGGTGCAATAACCGCATTGTATGGCACCTTTTTCAATAAATGCGCGCTGTATCGGGTGCAGTTCCCCGTCAGTCGCCAAACCCTCGATCGTCTCCACTTTTTTCCCGGCCGAATCCACAGCCAGCACAAGGCAGGCATTCACTGCTTTCCCGTCTAAAATGACAGTACATGCACCGCAATCACCAAGTTCACATCCTTTCTTTGTCCCTGTGAGCTTCAGCTCATCCCGCAGCAAATCCAGCAGCGTTGCAGTTGCTCTCACCGCCACCTCGTATTCGTCACCATTGACATTAATATTAATAAGTTTTTTCATACCCGTTCTTCACTATTTATGCCCCCATCCCTACCCCTTCCCCCACCCGGGGGAAGGAATATTCTCCCCTCCCCAATTGGGGAGGGGCTGGGGGTGGGGCTTTTCACTTTTTCAATTGCTCTCCGTATCGCCCTCTTCACCAGTACTTTCAGCACGTCCCTCCGGAACTGCGCTCCGCCCCGGATGTCGTCGATCGGGATGGAGTCCCTGACCGCTGCAACACCTGCCTCTTCCAGTATGGGTGAATTTTCAGCGAAATCCGGGACCTTTTTTCCAATTAGAATTTCTGTTGCCTGATCGGTGATTTTAGGTGTCGGGGCCACGGCGCCAATGACGATACAGGCATCAACTATGATATCATCCATTATTCTCACCTTTACAGCCACTGAAACCACGGAGATGGAGCCTGCTTCGCGCAGGCCGAACTTCTCGTAACAGGCGCCTGTTCCGGGTCCGGGTTTCGGAACAATGATCCTGGTCACAAGTTCGTCCTTTTTAAGTATTGTTTTTTTGTTGAAAGTGAAAAAGTCCTTGAGGGGCACTATCCTTACGCTTTCTGAACCGGCAATCTCCACCGCCGAATTCATTGACAGCAGGACCGGGGCGGTGTCGCAGCAGGAGGCAGCAGTACAGATATTGCCCCCGATCGTACCTGTATTTCTGACCTGGTCGGTCCCGATTTTGGAAGTCGCTTCAACCAGTGCCGGGGCAATTTTACCAACCAACCGGGAAGCAATGACTTCACTGTGTGTCGAGCAAGCCCCTATGAAGAGGTTACTCTCATCTTCGGTAATTAGCTTCATCTCTGTGATCTTAGCCAGCGAGACGATATTCTCGTGACTGCGGAGACCTTTTTTCATTTCAACCAGCAGGTCGGTTCCGCCTGCCATTGCAACGGCATTGGATTTCTGCCCGAGCAGGCCGATTGCATCCTTAACGGATACCGGCTGGTG comes from Bacteroidales bacterium and encodes:
- a CDS encoding 3-oxoacyl-ACP reductase FabG, translating into MNLEGKSAIVTGGSVGIGASIAVKLAECGANVALNYRKHREEAEAILNRIVQMGRKGLLVQADISNFEDAAKMVKAVTDVFGKVDILVNNAGVNWDGVIWKMTEEQWDMVLDINLKGYFNYIRAVAPLFRDQQSGKIVNITSINGLRGKFGQSNYSASKAGVIGLTKTVARELGKYGINVNAVAPGLIETDMMKNADESVRSAALEDIVLKRIGQPEDVANLVAFLCTDLARHITGEVIKVDGGQYI
- a CDS encoding xanthine dehydrogenase family protein subunit M; the encoded protein is MYLPDFSFHQPVSVKDAIGLLGQKSNAVAMAGGTDLLVEMKKGLRSHENIVSLAKITEMKLITEDESNLFIGACSTHSEVIASRLVGKIAPALVEATSKIGTDQVRNTGTIGGNICTAASCCDTAPVLLSMNSAVEIAGSESVRIVPLKDFFTFNKKTILKKDELVTRIIVPKPGPGTGACYEKFGLREAGSISVVSVAVKVRIMDDIIVDACIVIGAVAPTPKITDQATEILIGKKVPDFAENSPILEEAGVAAVRDSIPIDDIRGGAQFRRDVLKVLVKRAIRRAIEKVKSPTPSPSPIGEGRIFLPPGGGRGRDGGINSEERV
- a CDS encoding molybdopterin-dependent oxidoreductase translates to MKKLININVNGDEYEVAVRATATLLDLLRDELKLTGTKKGCELGDCGACTVILDGKAVNACLVLAVDSAGKKVETIEGLATDGELHPIQRAFIEKGAIQCGYCTPGMIMRTKSILDKNPNPTKKEIQEELCGNLCRCTGYTKIIEAVETARDYLNGKQPPELVFMPQKSAIDLSVVGKRLPKIDAPDKATGRAIYTDDISLPNMIYGKLLLSTVPHAKILSIDTSKAKELPGVKVVLTGADVPDVRWGTSPPRYDETILAKDKVRFVGDVVAAVAAIDEETCYRALDLIKVEYEELPAVFDPMEAMKEGAPRLFDDKYENNINTHVDHHFGDIEKGFAEADYIREERFIGNRTYQNPMEPHCSIAEWDRHGRVTLHTSTQVVHYVHHQLSHILGIPLGDIRVIMTNCGGGFGAKAATTTIEVASIFLSRHAGCPVKMRFNREEMYLFGRGRHKQYIDLKIGVKKDGTITAVKQKAVLEGGAYSSFGIVSTYYAGSMLTTLYKFPNYKYDGFRVNTNLPPCGAFRGHGCPHPRFAFESLLTMIADDIGMDSVDIRLKNAMTPEYHTCNDLDIHSCEFTACINEVRKKSGWDQKKGKLPPGRGIGIGCGGFVSGAGYPIYRSKFPHSSAIIKVMEDGSRAVLFIGDADIGQGSDTVLAMAACEAMGISYDRISVVSADSDLTPIGFGAYSSRVTLMGGNASKMAGEEVKKQVIAQAAEIMNVEADKLEARDNRIYLKEDPSTFIPWEQAGFAHFSKKGPLLGKGHYSPPEGLGGKYKGAAVGTSPAYSFSATVCEVDVDMETGKVKVLNFWDAHDCGTAVNPMLVEGQAEGAVLMGMSEVLFENEVFDKRGKMINPDLHNYIIATSADMPEIHSTIVDSYEPEGPYGAKEVGEGATLPILGAIANAVADAIGARVFELPITPQRVLEVIQAKKRDPEKT